The region ACGCCGGTCGGCCGGGCCAGGTCCCCGGGCCAGGCGGCGAGCTCGGCCGTGAAGGCCCGCACCGACGCCGGGTCGCGCAGCTCCAGGGCCAGCATGGCGCCGAACAGCAGCGCCGCCTCGCGGCTGTGCGGGTTGCCGGTCTCCGACGCCCGGGCCAGGGCGGCGTCGCGGGCCTGGGTGGCCGCGTCCAGGTGCCCGAGGAAGCCGAGGGTGTTCCCGAGCCGGCTGGTGCTGAGGACCTCGGTGGTCACGCCGTAGCGGGCCAGCCGGGCCGAGCGGCGCCCGGGGCGGTAGCGGCCGACGGCCGCCTCGAAGTGCCGCCGGGCGGCCTCGAACTCGCCTCTCCAGAAGGCGACGATCCCGAGGACGTAGTCGCCCTGGACCGCGCGCAGGTCGTCGCCGCCGGCGCGCAGCCGCTCCCCGACCCGCCGCGCCGCCTCGAAGTCCCCCCTGGCCAGGCTGGCCGTGGCCGTTGAGCGCAGCAGCGGCCCCGCCGGCTCGACGCCGAGCTGGTCGGCCAGCTCCAACCCCCGCCGCTGCACCCCGGCGAGCCGTGGCGAGCCGTACCCGTCGACCACGCCGAGGGGTCCCTGGAGGCGGGTCAGGACCTCCAGCTCGCGCTCCTGGCGAGCCCGGGTCGGCGGCGGCGCCTCCAGCAGCCGCAGGGCGCGCTCCAGCAGGCGGACCGCCTCGGCGTAGGCCGGCAGGCGCTGGGCGGCGGCGGCCGCCTGCTCGTACCAGCCGACCGCCTCGGCGGCCTGGCCGGCGCGCTCGTGGTGGGCGGCGACCTGGGCGGCCACCGGCGCCGGGTCGCCGGCGTGCAGCCGTTCCAGGGCCCGTGCCACCAGCAGGTGGGTGCGGCGCCGGCGGGCCGGGCTGAGGCCCAGGTAGGCGACCTCCCGGATCCGGTCGTGGGAGAAGTCGTAGGCGTCGGGCCCCTGGTCCCGGACCAGGCGCCGCCGCCACAGCTCGTCCAGGCCGCCGACCAGCGCCGCCTCGCCGGCCTCGCTGGCCTGGGCGAGCACGTCGGTGGAGAACTCCCGCCCGATGGTGGCGGCGACGCCGGCCAGGTCGCGGGCGGGCGCGGACAGCTGG is a window of Actinomycetota bacterium DNA encoding:
- a CDS encoding AAA family ATPase codes for the protein LRADPLREATYRSLMRLHDARGDRARALRAYHACAAALERELSVEPSAATRRAYEALLPPPGEPATEAPGAGRLGRPPLVGRGPQRARLTDLWRAAEAGEARLVLVTGEPGVGKTRLGEEFRSWCAHHGAATAEARSYPAEGALAYGPVVAWLRSDPLAGHRGRLAPAQLAELARLLPEAAPAAKGPATPGPPGPAPDPDRRRLFEALAGALLAGGGPLLLVADDLHWADQETLQFLHCLLRAHPRAPVLVVATARREELDLGHPVHDLLTGLRALERVAEVEVGRLSRQETAGLAERLGDPLQAPDVDRLFAETEGNPLFVVEALRAGWSGHGQPAPITPKVQAVIESRLAQLSAPARDLAGVAATIGREFSTDVLAQASEAGEAALVGGLDELWRRRLVRDQGPDAYDFSHDRIREVAYLGLSPARRRRTHLLVARALERLHAGDPAPVAAQVAAHHERAGQAAEAVGWYEQAAAAAQRLPAYAEAVRLLERALRLLEAPPPTRARQERELEVLTRLQGPLGVVDGYGSPRLAGVQRRGLELADQLGVEPAGPLLRSTATASLARGDFEAARRVGERLRAGGDDLRAVQGDYVLGIVAFWRGEFEAARRHFEAAVGRYRPGRRSARLARYGVTTEVLSTSRLGNTLGFLGHLDAATQARDAALARASETGNPHSREAALLFGAMLALELRDPASVRAFTAELAAWPGDLARPTGV